One genomic region from Cellulomonas hominis encodes:
- a CDS encoding phosphatase PAP2 family protein yields MRDQVARLQDAELELMRAVQDRAGHPVLPAVARGLSHAGEHALGWIALGAAGALVDRRRRADWAGVAVAAVGAHAAAVVVKRVVRRRRPADERVRVLVGTPSALSFPSAHATSTTAAMVAAAAGGLVPAPVAGAVVGAMAASRVLLGVHYPTDVVAGTAIGAVSGAVTRRLLRAVAR; encoded by the coding sequence ATGCGTGACCAGGTGGCACGGCTGCAGGACGCCGAGCTCGAGCTGATGCGCGCGGTCCAGGACCGCGCGGGGCACCCGGTTCTGCCGGCCGTCGCGCGCGGGCTGTCGCACGCGGGGGAGCACGCGCTCGGCTGGATCGCGCTCGGCGCCGCCGGCGCGCTCGTGGACCGGCGCCGCCGCGCGGACTGGGCCGGCGTGGCGGTCGCCGCCGTCGGGGCGCACGCGGCGGCGGTGGTCGTCAAGCGCGTCGTCCGGCGCCGGCGTCCCGCCGACGAGCGGGTGCGCGTGCTGGTCGGCACCCCCTCGGCGCTGAGCTTCCCGAGCGCCCACGCGACGTCCACGACCGCCGCGATGGTGGCGGCGGCCGCCGGCGGTCTGGTCCCGGCCCCCGTGGCCGGCGCCGTCGTCGGCGCGATGGCGGCGTCCCGCGTCCTGCTCGGCGTGCACTACCCGACGGACGTCGTCGCCGGCACGGCGATCGGTGCGGTGTCCGGCGCGGTGACGCGCCGCCTCCTGCGGGCGGTGGCGCGGTGA
- a CDS encoding decaprenyl-phosphate phosphoribosyltransferase: protein MPPLLRAMRPRQWVKNVLVVAGPLAAGSLWEWHGLVAVVIAFVGFCLCASAIYLINDVIDRDLDRRHPVKRFRPIASGELSVRTALVVAAVLLVVGIGGSIALGRGSLAVVLGCYSVLQVAYCLWLKDQPVIDLVVVSSGFLLRALAGGVAAGVVLSPWFLLVASFGSLFMVAGKRYSEVHLVGEGADATRRSLETYSASYLRFVWGVAASATMIFYALWAFDLDREYPIWPQLSVAPLAVALLRYAVDIDRGAAGEPESIVLGDRVLQLLGVIWLVLFTVGVVLG from the coding sequence ATGCCGCCGCTGCTGCGCGCGATGCGACCGCGCCAGTGGGTGAAGAACGTCCTCGTCGTCGCCGGGCCGCTGGCGGCGGGCTCCCTGTGGGAGTGGCACGGGCTGGTCGCGGTCGTCATCGCGTTCGTCGGCTTCTGCCTGTGCGCGTCCGCCATCTACCTCATCAACGACGTCATCGACCGCGACCTCGACCGCCGGCACCCGGTGAAGCGGTTCCGCCCCATCGCCTCGGGGGAGCTGAGCGTCCGCACGGCCCTCGTCGTCGCGGCGGTCCTGCTCGTCGTCGGGATCGGCGGCTCGATCGCCCTGGGCCGCGGCTCGCTGGCCGTGGTCCTGGGCTGCTACAGCGTCCTGCAGGTCGCCTACTGCCTGTGGCTCAAGGACCAGCCGGTCATCGACCTGGTCGTCGTGTCGTCGGGCTTCCTGCTGCGCGCCCTCGCGGGCGGCGTCGCCGCCGGTGTCGTGCTCTCGCCCTGGTTCCTGCTCGTCGCGTCGTTCGGCTCGTTGTTCATGGTCGCGGGCAAGCGCTACTCCGAGGTGCACCTCGTCGGCGAGGGCGCCGACGCGACCCGGCGCAGCCTCGAGACCTACTCCGCGTCGTACCTCCGGTTCGTGTGGGGCGTCGCCGCCTCGGCGACGATGATCTTCTACGCCCTGTGGGCGTTCGACCTGGACCGCGAGTACCCGATCTGGCCGCAGCTCTCGGTCGCGCCGCTCGCGGTGGCGCTGCTGCGGTACGCCGTGGACATCGACCGCGGCGCCGCCGGCGAGCCCGAGTCGATCGTGCTCGGCGACCGCGTCCTGCAGCTGCTCGGCGTGATCTGGCTCGTGCTGTTCACCGTGGGGGTCGTGCTCGGGTGA
- a CDS encoding glycosyltransferase family 4 protein — protein sequence MSVREPVYDVVVALNYYAPYVSGVTEAARMTAEGWAARGYRVLVVAGHHDPATPAREVVNGVRVIRTPVVARIGKGTISPAFVPTVARWARRARLLHLHLPMLEAGAIAAATRGTPLLVTYQCDVTLPPGLFNAVQVRGLDLSHRIALRAADAVAVTSDDYARSSRLWPAMAGRTVEVPAPARDRSGGSPTFRDGPGPHVGFVGRIVEEKGLEFLVDGFRAVPDPAARLLLAGDFAKVAGGSVIEKVRARIGDDPRIRVLGFVADEELPDFYASLDVLALPSINSLEAFGIVQVEAMMQGVPVIASDLPGVRMPVRHTGFGREVPRRDAAAITRAVEELRADPPDRAEGQRRALARYALDVVLDEHVRLLESLALPR from the coding sequence ATGAGCGTGCGTGAACCGGTGTACGACGTCGTCGTCGCGCTGAACTACTACGCCCCGTACGTGTCGGGCGTGACGGAGGCGGCCCGGATGACGGCCGAGGGCTGGGCCGCGCGCGGGTACCGGGTGCTGGTCGTCGCCGGGCACCACGACCCGGCGACCCCGGCGCGGGAGGTCGTCAACGGGGTGCGCGTCATCCGCACGCCCGTGGTCGCCCGGATCGGCAAGGGCACCATCAGCCCGGCGTTCGTGCCGACCGTGGCGCGGTGGGCCCGGCGGGCCCGCCTGCTGCACCTGCACCTCCCGATGCTCGAGGCGGGCGCCATCGCGGCGGCGACCCGCGGCACGCCGCTGCTCGTGACGTACCAGTGCGACGTGACGCTGCCCCCGGGTCTGTTCAACGCCGTGCAGGTCCGGGGCCTCGACCTCTCGCACCGGATCGCGCTGCGCGCGGCGGACGCCGTGGCGGTGACCAGCGACGACTACGCCCGGTCCAGCCGGCTGTGGCCCGCCATGGCGGGGCGCACCGTCGAGGTGCCGGCGCCGGCGCGGGACCGCTCGGGCGGCTCCCCGACGTTCCGGGACGGGCCCGGCCCGCACGTCGGGTTCGTCGGGCGCATCGTCGAGGAGAAGGGGCTGGAGTTCCTCGTCGACGGCTTCCGTGCCGTTCCGGACCCCGCGGCGCGCCTGCTGCTGGCGGGCGACTTCGCGAAGGTGGCCGGCGGCAGCGTGATCGAGAAGGTCCGGGCGCGCATCGGGGACGACCCGCGGATCCGCGTGCTCGGCTTCGTCGCGGACGAGGAGCTCCCCGACTTCTACGCGTCGCTCGACGTGCTCGCCCTGCCGTCGATCAACTCGCTGGAGGCCTTCGGGATCGTCCAGGTCGAGGCGATGATGCAGGGCGTCCCGGTGATCGCCTCCGACCTCCCGGGCGTGCGGATGCCCGTGCGGCACACCGGCTTCGGGCGCGAGGTGCCCCGGCGGGACGCCGCCGCCATCACGCGGGCGGTCGAGGAGCTCCGCGCCGACCCGCCCGACCGCGCGGAGGGGCAGCGCCGGGCGCTCGCGCGCTACGCGCTGGACGTCGTGCTCGACGAGCACGTGCGCCTGCTGGAGAGCCTCGCGCTGCCGCGCTGA
- a CDS encoding FkbM family methyltransferase, with protein MTQTGPTPEEIAADHARRVAMTISCRDTDRLPKVEGAGEVLTLDDGSRVQRMHNGLLVLEGGYLGTWTTEIITGLQGHHEPQEEVAFADVLERVAEQEDEPVIVELGCYWSYYSMWFQQRTGGRSVGMEPDPAYLEVGRRNMAINGMDATFVTGAIGGEAGTEASFEAESTGETVTVPVYTLESLMDETGVARASVVLADIQGFERDLLDSIDGLVRAGRIRFMVISTHHRMISGRATTHQEALARIDELGGHVLAEHTVGESYSGDGLVVVSFDDRDRGATIAMSHARYKESYFGEVEPDLQRVLDELEATREHQRATEDLSRQRHALIEDLQVRLAAAEAELDRTSEQLAARERGLVGRVAQRLRSR; from the coding sequence ATGACGCAGACGGGCCCCACCCCGGAGGAGATCGCCGCGGACCACGCGCGGCGGGTCGCGATGACCATCTCCTGCCGGGACACCGACCGCCTCCCGAAGGTGGAGGGCGCCGGCGAGGTGCTGACGCTCGACGACGGGTCACGCGTGCAGCGCATGCACAACGGCCTGCTCGTCCTCGAGGGCGGCTACCTGGGGACCTGGACCACCGAGATCATCACCGGGCTCCAGGGGCACCACGAGCCCCAGGAGGAGGTGGCGTTCGCGGACGTGCTGGAGCGCGTCGCGGAGCAGGAGGACGAGCCGGTCATCGTCGAGCTCGGCTGCTACTGGTCGTACTACAGCATGTGGTTCCAGCAGCGCACCGGCGGCCGCTCGGTCGGCATGGAGCCGGACCCGGCGTACCTCGAGGTCGGCCGGCGCAACATGGCGATCAACGGGATGGACGCGACCTTCGTCACCGGGGCGATCGGCGGCGAGGCGGGTACCGAGGCCTCGTTCGAGGCTGAGAGCACCGGCGAGACGGTGACCGTCCCCGTGTACACGCTCGAGTCCCTCATGGACGAGACCGGCGTCGCCCGGGCCTCCGTCGTCCTCGCGGACATCCAGGGGTTCGAGCGCGACCTCCTCGACAGCATCGACGGCCTCGTCCGGGCGGGCCGCATCCGGTTCATGGTCATCTCGACGCACCACCGGATGATCTCCGGCCGGGCGACCACCCACCAGGAGGCCCTCGCCCGGATCGACGAGCTCGGCGGGCACGTCCTCGCCGAGCACACGGTCGGCGAGTCCTACAGCGGTGACGGCCTCGTCGTCGTCTCGTTCGACGACCGCGACCGCGGCGCGACGATCGCCATGAGCCACGCCCGATACAAGGAGTCCTACTTCGGCGAGGTCGAGCCCGACCTGCAGCGCGTCCTCGACGAGCTCGAGGCCACGCGCGAGCACCAGCGCGCCACCGAGGACCTCTCCCGGCAGCGGCACGCGCTGATCGAGGACCTGCAGGTGCGGCTCGCGGCGGCGGAGGCCGAGCTCGACCGGACGAGCGAGCAGCTGGCCGCGCGCGAGCGGGGGCTGGTGGGCCGGGTGGCTCAGCGCCTGCGCAGCCGCTGA
- a CDS encoding ABC transporter ATP-binding protein: protein MSRPDVISIQNVSKRFVIRKEKSLKERVVNLRRSNLHKEDFWALRDVSFDIEAGSTVGLIGPNGSGKSTLLKTVGGIIQPTTGSVMLRGRLAALLELGAGFHPDLTGRENIYLNASILGLSRQETERHFDAIVDFSGIERFIDTQVKFYSSGMYVRLAFAVAIHVDPDVLLVDEVLAVGDEAFQRKCMDRIRAFQHEGRTIVLVTHSLNQVLEVCDRAVVLDHGTVIADGAPRDSLRALREEYDQMRQDDVAHELERAAQAQAEAEAEQAAVTLAPPTPTAEVVSLAVHASDGSPTEVLRPGEGIRVRVTVHADAPVVNGYVGIAMEDTAGNLLYGTNSKLLGISIPTVIGTQTFEFDLPSLWIGDTSLVLHAAISAENGIELHRLREGALLSSVTDDSSIGIVWTKPTFSVTSA from the coding sequence ATGTCGCGCCCCGATGTGATCTCGATCCAGAACGTCTCCAAGCGGTTCGTCATCCGCAAGGAGAAGTCGCTCAAGGAGCGCGTCGTCAACCTGCGGCGCTCGAACCTCCACAAGGAGGACTTCTGGGCGCTGCGCGACGTCTCCTTCGACATCGAGGCCGGCAGCACCGTCGGCCTCATCGGGCCGAACGGCTCGGGCAAGTCGACCCTGCTCAAGACCGTCGGCGGCATCATCCAGCCGACCACCGGGTCGGTCATGCTGCGCGGGCGCCTCGCGGCCCTGCTGGAGCTCGGCGCAGGCTTCCACCCCGACCTGACGGGCCGGGAGAACATCTACCTCAACGCGTCGATCCTCGGGCTGTCCCGCCAGGAGACCGAGCGCCACTTCGACGCGATCGTCGACTTCTCCGGCATCGAGCGGTTCATCGACACCCAGGTGAAGTTCTACTCGTCGGGCATGTACGTGCGCCTGGCGTTCGCCGTCGCCATCCACGTCGACCCCGACGTGCTGCTGGTCGACGAGGTCCTGGCGGTGGGCGACGAGGCGTTCCAGCGCAAGTGCATGGACCGCATCCGCGCGTTCCAGCACGAGGGTCGCACCATCGTCCTGGTGACCCACTCGCTCAACCAGGTGCTCGAGGTCTGCGACCGTGCCGTCGTCCTGGACCACGGCACGGTGATCGCCGACGGCGCCCCCCGCGACTCGCTCCGCGCCCTGCGCGAGGAGTACGACCAGATGCGCCAGGACGACGTGGCCCACGAGCTCGAGCGCGCGGCGCAGGCGCAGGCCGAGGCCGAGGCCGAGCAGGCCGCGGTGACCCTGGCACCCCCCACGCCGACGGCCGAGGTCGTGTCCCTCGCCGTGCACGCGTCCGACGGCAGCCCGACCGAGGTGCTGCGTCCCGGGGAGGGCATCCGCGTGCGCGTGACGGTGCACGCCGACGCCCCCGTGGTCAACGGCTACGTCGGCATCGCGATGGAGGACACCGCCGGGAATCTGCTCTACGGTACGAACTCCAAGCTGCTCGGCATCAGCATCCCGACGGTGATCGGCACGCAGACGTTCGAGTTCGACCTGCCCTCGCTCTGGATCGGCGACACCAGCCTCGTGCTGCACGCGGCGATCTCCGCGGAGAACGGCATCGAGCTCCACCGCCTGCGCGAGGGGGCCCTGCTCTCGTCGGTGACGGACGACTCGAGCATCGGGATCGTCTGGACGAAGCCGACGTTCAGCGTGACCTCCGCCTGA
- a CDS encoding ABC transporter permease, which produces MSTTSTERFAELEQEPMRLAGPRPGFFRGTLSSIREIADHRELLGLLVRRELKAKYKDSVLGFFWSLMRPLAMLLVYYIALGKFLEAERQIPSFAIFVFTGLTAWGLFSEIITTGTASVVANSGLVKKVYLPREIFPLSVVGSSLVNFVIQLGILTVATVVAGEFPTGSRWLYLPLSLAVLLVYATASALVLAAANVYLRDVQYLVEIAIMVMMWASPIVYSWALVEGRIGGTILGDLYLANPITLVVIGFQRTFWVAGSTQTELPHLAGMLGIALAVGLLLLWIAQRLFGRLQSNFAQEL; this is translated from the coding sequence ATGAGCACAACCAGCACCGAGCGCTTCGCGGAGCTCGAGCAGGAGCCGATGCGGCTCGCCGGCCCGCGACCCGGGTTCTTCCGCGGCACGCTCTCGTCCATCCGGGAGATCGCCGACCACCGCGAGCTCCTGGGCCTGCTCGTCCGCCGCGAGCTCAAGGCGAAGTACAAGGACTCCGTCCTCGGCTTCTTCTGGAGCCTGATGCGGCCGCTGGCGATGCTGCTCGTCTACTACATCGCCCTCGGCAAGTTCCTCGAGGCCGAGCGCCAGATCCCGAGCTTCGCGATCTTCGTCTTCACCGGCCTGACGGCCTGGGGGCTGTTCTCGGAGATCATCACGACCGGGACGGCGTCCGTCGTCGCGAACTCCGGGCTGGTCAAGAAGGTGTACCTCCCGCGCGAGATCTTCCCGCTCAGCGTCGTCGGGTCCTCGCTGGTGAACTTCGTGATCCAGCTCGGCATCCTCACGGTGGCCACCGTCGTGGCCGGCGAGTTCCCCACGGGAAGCCGCTGGCTGTACCTGCCGCTGTCCCTCGCGGTGCTCCTGGTCTACGCCACGGCCTCCGCGCTGGTCCTCGCGGCCGCGAACGTCTACCTGCGCGACGTCCAGTACCTCGTCGAGATCGCCATCATGGTGATGATGTGGGCGTCGCCGATCGTCTACTCGTGGGCGCTGGTCGAGGGCCGCATCGGCGGGACGATCCTCGGCGACCTGTACCTCGCGAACCCCATCACGCTCGTCGTCATCGGCTTCCAGCGCACGTTCTGGGTCGCCGGCTCGACGCAGACCGAGCTGCCGCACCTCGCGGGGATGCTCGGGATCGCGCTCGCGGTCGGCCTCCTCCTCCTCTGGATCGCGCAGCGCCTGTTCGGCCGCCTCCAGAGCAACTTCGCCCAGGAGCTGTGA
- a CDS encoding glycosyltransferase — MPSRTTATAADAPTRATAGLLGARAAVVLAHLAAPGDPAPAGPAPDALRARLAAATPAEVWFTAAVLCGVLPTSAETVADVRLLRADGPAALLDRLAGRAVADVEVVVERDRTLVDVGRSDGAADELGSGIVVDQVVAAWRSRSDARTVAWARSGTALVDRSPDALGAGPDEDDEDDTPGPRLVVVPWQVPVVVLRAPTDADAAARARALVEHGAVRSGAIGFGEPAITCNDRTPAEAAGAAHALTVLRHVGRLAAVGPVAAEEYEGWREMVRTLDLAGPEVVTVPLADEVPDGHGTDGRVRDVDADPLPLLVSAGGLGPRGNQLLVLRAANTLWRSGLHFQLVLLGYRRDAPAALERQITRLREAGCPVAVLDGTDATQLRAVLERARCLVDVPQHDPIGLHSLVARALGVPVLGGPHGRPPVSVGEGAVTDPDDSTSLAEAIRPFVRPGRPAGRTPRAVARTWQDYADDLWAELAEGSRTAG, encoded by the coding sequence GTGCCTAGCCGCACCACCGCCACCGCCGCCGACGCCCCGACCCGGGCGACCGCGGGGCTGCTCGGTGCGCGCGCGGCCGTCGTCCTCGCCCACCTGGCGGCTCCCGGCGACCCCGCGCCCGCCGGCCCGGCCCCGGACGCCCTGCGGGCCCGGCTCGCGGCGGCGACCCCGGCCGAGGTGTGGTTCACCGCCGCCGTGCTGTGCGGCGTGCTGCCCACGTCCGCCGAGACCGTGGCCGACGTGCGGCTGCTGCGGGCGGACGGCCCCGCGGCGCTCCTCGACCGCCTGGCCGGACGCGCCGTCGCCGACGTCGAGGTGGTCGTCGAGCGCGACCGCACGCTGGTCGACGTCGGCCGGTCCGACGGCGCGGCCGACGAGCTGGGCTCCGGGATCGTCGTGGACCAGGTCGTCGCCGCGTGGCGCTCGCGCAGCGACGCGCGGACCGTCGCGTGGGCCCGGTCCGGCACCGCCCTGGTCGACCGCTCCCCCGACGCGCTGGGCGCCGGCCCCGACGAAGACGACGAGGACGACACCCCCGGGCCGCGCCTCGTCGTGGTGCCGTGGCAGGTGCCCGTCGTCGTGCTGCGCGCCCCCACGGACGCCGACGCGGCGGCCCGGGCCCGGGCCCTCGTCGAGCACGGCGCGGTCCGCTCCGGGGCGATCGGGTTCGGCGAGCCGGCGATCACCTGCAACGACCGCACCCCCGCGGAGGCCGCGGGTGCGGCGCACGCGCTGACCGTGCTGCGGCACGTCGGCCGGCTCGCGGCCGTCGGGCCGGTGGCGGCCGAGGAGTACGAGGGCTGGCGCGAGATGGTGCGCACGCTCGACCTCGCCGGGCCGGAGGTCGTCACGGTCCCCCTGGCCGACGAGGTGCCGGACGGCCACGGGACCGACGGCCGGGTGCGCGACGTCGACGCCGACCCGCTGCCGCTCCTGGTGTCGGCCGGGGGGCTGGGCCCGCGCGGCAACCAGCTCCTCGTCCTGCGGGCGGCGAACACCCTGTGGCGGTCCGGGCTGCACTTCCAGCTCGTCCTGCTGGGGTACCGCCGGGACGCCCCCGCCGCGCTCGAGCGCCAGATCACGCGGCTGCGGGAGGCCGGGTGCCCGGTGGCGGTCCTCGACGGGACGGACGCGACGCAGCTCCGTGCGGTCCTCGAGCGCGCCCGGTGCCTCGTCGACGTGCCGCAGCACGACCCGATCGGCCTGCACAGCCTCGTCGCGCGGGCGCTGGGCGTGCCCGTGCTCGGCGGGCCGCACGGCCGGCCGCCGGTCTCGGTCGGCGAGGGGGCGGTCACCGACCCGGACGACTCGACCTCGCTGGCGGAGGCGATCCGCCCGTTCGTGCGTCCCGGCCGGCCGGCCGGGCGCACGCCGCGGGCGGTCGCGCGGACGTGGCAGGACTACGCCGACGACCTCTGGGCCGAGCTGGCCGAGGGAAGCCGCACGGCCGGCTGA
- a CDS encoding glycosyltransferase family 4 protein, producing the protein MSVAVAPARATSGATGTTPEVAALRQRLRAVAAVLLDQVPPATDDAAADAGLLLDLLVSDLAGRPETARAWLTMTAVTSCYPEREELLELVHVVRGSDVGEAAMWLLRVGAEIARTRGTPTYEMDVVQDGVLLSVDYCARADHHTGIQRVARETVPRLVRDHAVLPVAWTDESWAMRTLEPIEEDRVLRWNDQIHLDRPPVPRGDFRLVVPWRCTVVLMEVVLPPMCPAVDTLAEFSGSRLCAIGYDTIPLLSADLRPPAEPDNFVSYLSVLTRADTIAGISRAASREFAGVSRMVAARGRTAPRVVEVSLPAEPPIAAATHDPGREVPLVIAVGSQEMHKNHAALLAASEVLWDEGLDFELQLIGRAGWGSDGLAARVALLQSRGRRVALRAGLSDADLVEAYRTARFSAFPSLHEGFGLPVAESLASGTPTLTTRYGSMAEIAADGGCLVVDPRDDDDIVRAMRRLLTEDDLVTALREEALARVPRSWDDYAAQLWADLELPGGPRA; encoded by the coding sequence GTGAGCGTCGCCGTGGCACCGGCCCGCGCCACCTCCGGCGCGACGGGGACGACCCCCGAGGTGGCCGCCCTGCGGCAGCGCCTGCGCGCGGTGGCCGCCGTCCTCCTGGACCAGGTCCCCCCGGCCACCGACGACGCCGCGGCGGACGCGGGCCTCCTGCTGGACCTGCTCGTCTCGGACCTGGCGGGCCGGCCGGAGACCGCGCGGGCGTGGTTGACGATGACGGCGGTCACCAGCTGCTACCCGGAGCGCGAGGAGCTGCTGGAGCTCGTGCACGTCGTGCGCGGCTCCGACGTCGGCGAGGCCGCGATGTGGCTGCTCCGCGTGGGCGCCGAGATCGCGCGGACCCGGGGCACACCGACCTACGAGATGGACGTCGTCCAGGACGGCGTCCTCCTGAGCGTCGACTACTGCGCCCGTGCCGACCACCACACCGGCATCCAGCGCGTCGCGCGCGAGACGGTCCCCCGGCTGGTGCGCGACCACGCCGTGCTCCCGGTCGCCTGGACCGACGAGTCCTGGGCGATGCGCACCCTCGAGCCGATCGAGGAGGACCGCGTCCTGCGGTGGAACGACCAGATCCACCTGGACCGGCCCCCGGTGCCGCGCGGCGACTTCCGGCTCGTCGTCCCGTGGCGGTGCACCGTGGTCCTCATGGAGGTCGTGCTGCCGCCCATGTGCCCCGCCGTGGACACGCTCGCCGAGTTCTCGGGCTCCCGCCTGTGCGCCATCGGGTACGACACCATCCCGCTGCTGAGCGCGGACCTGCGCCCGCCGGCCGAGCCGGACAACTTCGTCTCGTACCTCAGCGTGCTGACCCGGGCGGACACGATCGCCGGCATCAGCCGCGCGGCGAGCCGCGAGTTCGCCGGCGTCTCCCGCATGGTGGCCGCGCGGGGGCGGACCGCGCCCCGCGTCGTGGAGGTCTCCCTGCCCGCGGAGCCGCCGATCGCCGCGGCGACGCACGACCCGGGCCGGGAGGTCCCGCTGGTCATCGCGGTCGGCAGCCAGGAGATGCACAAGAACCACGCGGCCCTGCTCGCCGCGTCCGAGGTGCTCTGGGACGAGGGGCTGGACTTCGAGCTGCAGCTGATCGGGCGGGCGGGCTGGGGCAGCGACGGCCTCGCCGCTCGCGTCGCGCTGCTGCAGTCCCGGGGCCGGCGCGTGGCCCTCCGGGCCGGTCTGAGCGACGCCGACCTCGTCGAGGCGTACCGGACGGCGCGCTTCTCGGCCTTCCCCTCGCTGCACGAGGGCTTCGGGCTCCCCGTCGCCGAGTCGCTCGCCTCCGGGACCCCCACCCTCACCACGCGGTACGGCTCGATGGCGGAGATCGCCGCGGACGGCGGCTGCCTCGTCGTCGACCCGCGGGACGACGACGACATCGTGCGCGCCATGCGCCGCCTCCTGACCGAGGACGACCTCGTGACGGCACTCCGGGAGGAGGCCCTCGCCCGGGTCCCGCGCTCCTGGGACGACTACGCGGCCCAGCTCTGGGCCGACCTCGAGCTGCCCGGAGGACCCCGTGCCTAG
- a CDS encoding GDP-mannose 4,6-dehydratase: protein MRRALITGITGQDGLYLSELLLSKGYEVFGLVRGQNNPKIDLVRSTVPDVKLLTGDLTDISSLLRALEVSQPDEVYNLGAISFVAYSWENAMVTSDVTGQGVLHILEAIRLYSHDDPSKVRFYQASSSEMFGKVQEVPQRESTLLWPRSPYGVAKVFGHYMTINYRESYGMHASSGILFNHESPRRGPEFVTRKVTQAVARISLGLQDQLVLGNLDAKRDWGFAGDYVEAMWRMLQQPEADDYVVATGETHSIRELLDIAFARVGIDDWSRFVAQDPRFMRPAEVDLLIGDPAKAQDVLGWQRKVDFPGLVTMMVDNDLEEQRALAGR from the coding sequence ATGCGTCGCGCACTCATCACCGGCATCACGGGCCAGGACGGCCTCTACCTGTCCGAGCTCCTCCTGTCGAAGGGGTACGAGGTCTTCGGCCTCGTGCGGGGGCAGAACAACCCCAAGATCGACCTGGTGCGCAGCACGGTCCCCGACGTGAAGCTGCTGACCGGCGACCTGACGGACATCTCCTCCCTCCTGCGCGCGCTCGAGGTCTCGCAGCCCGACGAGGTGTACAACCTCGGCGCCATCTCGTTCGTCGCGTACTCCTGGGAGAACGCGATGGTCACGAGCGACGTCACCGGCCAGGGCGTCCTGCACATCCTCGAGGCCATCCGGCTGTACTCCCACGACGACCCGAGCAAGGTGCGCTTCTACCAGGCGTCGAGCTCCGAGATGTTCGGCAAGGTGCAGGAGGTCCCGCAGCGCGAGTCGACGCTGCTGTGGCCCCGCTCGCCGTACGGCGTCGCCAAGGTGTTCGGCCACTACATGACGATCAACTACCGCGAGTCCTACGGGATGCACGCGTCGTCCGGCATCCTGTTCAACCACGAGTCGCCCCGCCGTGGCCCCGAGTTCGTCACGCGCAAGGTGACGCAGGCCGTCGCCCGCATCTCGCTCGGCCTCCAGGACCAGCTCGTGCTCGGCAACCTCGACGCGAAGCGCGACTGGGGCTTCGCCGGGGACTACGTCGAGGCGATGTGGCGCATGCTGCAGCAGCCGGAGGCCGACGACTACGTCGTCGCCACGGGTGAGACGCACTCGATCCGCGAGCTCCTCGACATCGCCTTCGCGCGCGTCGGCATCGACGACTGGAGCCGGTTCGTCGCCCAGGACCCGCGCTTCATGCGCCCGGCGGAGGTGGACCTGCTCATCGGCGACCCCGCCAAGGCGCAGGACGTGCTCGGCTGGCAGCGCAAGGTCGACTTCCCGGGTCTGGTCACCATGATGGTGGACAACGACCTCGAGGAGCAGCGCGCCCTCGCCGGGCGGTGA
- a CDS encoding GDP-mannose 4,6-dehydratase yields MLTALITGITGQDGTLLARRLAGEGVEVHGMVRAEDDRQVAAAGLPEGVHLHVGDLADADLLRALVAEVAPDELYNLGGISSVGYSWDQPVLTGLVSGLGAVAVFDAAYHAQEQHGRPVRVLQPSSAEIFGYPETSPQDERTAIRPVSPYGAAKAYAHQMAAVYRTRDLHVATCILYNHESPLRPPTFVTRKITQAAAAIGERGSGVVSLGNLEARRDWGWAPDYVDAMVLATRFERAEDFVVATGRTRSVAEFVASAFARVGIEDWRAHVEVDPRFFRPVDPGEVTGDASRARDLLGWAPRVSFDEMVGRMVDHDLALLRGEA; encoded by the coding sequence GTGCTGACGGCGCTCATCACCGGGATCACGGGCCAGGACGGCACGCTCCTCGCGCGCCGGCTCGCGGGCGAGGGCGTCGAGGTGCACGGCATGGTCCGTGCCGAGGACGACCGGCAGGTCGCGGCCGCCGGCCTGCCGGAGGGGGTGCACCTGCACGTCGGCGACCTCGCGGACGCCGACCTGCTGCGTGCGCTCGTCGCCGAGGTCGCCCCGGACGAGCTCTACAACCTGGGTGGCATCAGCTCGGTCGGGTACTCGTGGGACCAGCCGGTCCTGACGGGCCTGGTCAGCGGCCTGGGCGCGGTCGCCGTGTTCGACGCGGCGTACCACGCCCAGGAGCAGCACGGCCGGCCCGTGCGGGTGCTGCAGCCGTCCAGCGCGGAGATCTTCGGCTACCCGGAGACCTCGCCGCAGGACGAGCGCACGGCGATCCGGCCGGTGTCGCCGTACGGCGCGGCGAAGGCGTACGCGCACCAGATGGCGGCCGTGTACCGGACGCGCGACCTGCACGTGGCCACCTGCATCCTGTACAACCACGAGTCCCCCCTGCGCCCGCCGACGTTCGTCACGCGCAAGATCACGCAGGCGGCCGCGGCGATCGGTGAGCGCGGCTCGGGCGTCGTCAGCCTGGGGAACCTGGAGGCGCGCCGCGACTGGGGCTGGGCGCCCGACTACGTGGACGCGATGGTCCTCGCCACCCGGTTCGAGCGGGCGGAGGACTTCGTCGTGGCCACGGGCCGGACGCGTTCGGTCGCCGAGTTCGTCGCGAGCGCCTTCGCCCGCGTCGGCATCGAGGACTGGCGCGCGCACGTCGAGGTGGACCCGCGGTTCTTCCGCCCGGTCGACCCCGGCGAGGTGACCGGCGACGCGTCCCGCGCGCGGGACCTGCTCGGCTGGGCGCCCAGGGTGTCGTTCGACGAGATGGTGGGGCGGATGGTCGACCACGACCTGGCGCTCCTGCGAGGAGAGGCATGA